The segment CTCATCACGCTTTTCCTAATTATGGCTCGGGGTTTTGTATTTTTAATGATTTAGCGATCGCCTCTCGTGTGTTACAACAATTAGGCTTAGTTAAAAAGGTTCTAATTGTCGATCTCGATGTCCATCAGGGGGATGGAACGGCTGTCATTTTTGAAAATGATCCGACTGTGTTTACATTTTCTCTCCATTGTGAGAGTAATTTTCCTGCGAAGAAACAACAAAGCGATCTCGATGTTCCTCTACCTGAAGGGTTAGATGATGACGGTTATCTGCAAATTTTAGCGCAATATTTACCCGATTTATTGTCTCATGTTAAACCCGATTTAGTCCTATATGATGCGGGAGTCGATACCCATGTTAGCGATCGCTTAGGAAAACTCGCTTTGACGGATAGGGGGTTATACCGTCGAGAAATGCAGGTATTAAGTACTTGTGTGGCCGCAGGGTATCCAGTGGCTAGTGTTATTGGAGGCGGTTATACTAAAGATCTAAAGAAACTGGTATATCGACATTCTTTGCTCCATCGCGCTTCACGGGATGTTTATCAACAATACCGTCCTTAGTTTTTAGTTTGGATACGTTGAAAAAAGATTTAACTATTGCTTTAATCGGTGAAAAGTGCAATTTAAACTATCATCTATTGACCCAGAAGTATAGCTTGATGACTGTTGACTTTTTAAGCTTGAATGGGTAGCTAAATTATTAACTTGATGTTGATTTTTGCGCAAAGCTATCTTACTTAAAGCTTGTTGAATAACATAGGCTAAATCATTCCAAGTAAGGGACTGATTAGGACTGAGGAGATGATGGCGATAGAGCAATTTTTCTAGCTTTTCTAGAGCCGTTTTTGCTAATTTATATTGAGCATCTACCGTCGAAACTAAAGGGGTTGACTTTCTCAGGGGATCTCGTTCTACGGCTGCTAAAGCACGACGCACTGCTGCAACAATTTCACTTTTGTATTTCTGTTGTCCTACTTTTAGTTGCTGTTCTTTTCCCGTTTCACTAGACGCATAAAGAGCCGGTAAACGGTTGAGAGCATAAGTGGCTATCTCAATTCGATTCAGATACGCTTTGATGTTAGAAGGATAAAATTTGAGTTGTTTCTCAATTTCTTGCTGGACTAAAATTTCCATAACATTAAGATGGACTTGGGCTATTTGTTCTAAATTGTAATTCATGTTCTTTTCCCTCGCTTTATCAATCAAATCATTTTATTCTGTCGATTCGTTATTGCTGTCAATGCAAATTAGTAGAAAACTATTAATTTTCCTCTCAATATTATTCAAAAGTAAATTTTTTAGATAACGCTTATTTGCATAGTTTAAGCAACAAGAAATATACGGATACTAAAAGCACGGTTCATTAATTGTCTTCCCTAATTATACGCAATAAATTTATTTTTGTCAAACCATTTTCCTTGAAAAATGATAACTTTATAAAAGCTTTAAGTAACTACTTAAGTAGATTATTCTTATTTCAAAATTAGTTGATTTTATCTCAGTATAATTGTGTAAATAATCCATCAATTGAAGTGAACGAAGGATCAAGGCGGTTCACCCTTACGAGTGAGGTGAGTTTCTTTTGTTAGACAAAAATGCGATAATAAACCCTTGGTCAACTCCCTTCGATCGAGGAAATTAGGGAACCCAGCATCCCTGTTGCCAGTTGTCTGTTGCCAGTTGCGTTTAATGAGAGAAAAACCCATGCGCTTGTCCCAAATGCTATTTGTCACCCTGCGAGAAGATCCCGCCGAAGCGGAAATTCCGAGTCATAAGCTACTATTACGCGCTGGCTATATCCGTCGTATTGGTAGCGGAATTTACGCCTATTTACCCCTTATGTGGCGAGTTTTGCAGAAAGTATCGCAAATAGTCCGCGAAGAAATGAACGCAGCCGGGGCACAAGAATGTCTACTCCCGCAACTCCAACCAGCCGAATTATGGCGCGAGTCGGGACGGTGGGAAACCTACACCAAAGCAGAAGGGATCATGTTTTCCCTCATTGATAGACGAGACACCGAATTAGGACTCGGTCC is part of the Rippkaea orientalis PCC 8801 genome and harbors:
- a CDS encoding histone deacetylase; its protein translation is MNPPIVYHPQYVAPIPDEHRFPMLKFRLLYELLLSDSIAEPKNIYTPEFPELGLIELVHTAEYINAYCQGTLDVKSQRRIGLPWSQELVQRTLIAVGGTILTAKLALQYGLASNTAGGTHHAFPNYGSGFCIFNDLAIASRVLQQLGLVKKVLIVDLDVHQGDGTAVIFENDPTVFTFSLHCESNFPAKKQQSDLDVPLPEGLDDDGYLQILAQYLPDLLSHVKPDLVLYDAGVDTHVSDRLGKLALTDRGLYRREMQVLSTCVAAGYPVASVIGGGYTKDLKKLVYRHSLLHRASRDVYQQYRP
- a CDS encoding late competence development ComFB family protein: MNYNLEQIAQVHLNVMEILVQQEIEKQLKFYPSNIKAYLNRIEIATYALNRLPALYASSETGKEQQLKVGQQKYKSEIVAAVRRALAAVERDPLRKSTPLVSTVDAQYKLAKTALEKLEKLLYRHHLLSPNQSLTWNDLAYVIQQALSKIALRKNQHQVNNLATHSSLKSQQSSSYTSGSIDDSLNCTFHRLKQ